The DNA sequence GATCTCAGGGCGGGTGGAGACCTCATATTCCTGGAATCCCTGTATCCACGCAAGCGTGACCGGGTCATAGACATAATCCCCGCGGATATCGATGGGGAGGGTCTCGGTCGCCCCGGCAGTCCGGGTGATCTTCTTCAGGTCATTGAGCGCCGGCATATCCTGAGGAACGAAGGTCTCCTCATCGGTGTCGATGGGGATCGTGCTGTCGAGCTGGTAACCGGCCATCGCAAAGATCGTGAAAAAAACGACGATGATGACGGCCTTGTTTGCCATGAGGACCGAAACCCGCCCCAGGAAGGCGTCGTATCGCTTCATAAAAAGTCGTGCATCCGTTGTCTCGGATCGTTCCCTGCTCTTGGATTCATACCCGACCAGCCGGGCAAAGGTAGGAACAACGATCAGGGCGGCGATGTAGCACGCGAAGACCCCGATGGTGCAGGTGATGCCGAAATCCCGCACCATCGGGAGGGGCGAGATAAGCATGACGAGAAATCCGATGGATGTTGCAATCATGGCAGCCATAACCGACGGCCCGGCATTTGTTATGGTGACGGACAAGGCTTCCTGCAAGGGGCGGCGTTCCGTCTCCTCCTCGATGCGGGAATGGAACTGGATGGCATAGTCAATCCCGACCCCGATGAGGACCGGGAAGGCGCCGATGACTGTCATTCCAAGGGGTATCCCTGTTATGCCCATGATCCCGAAGGTGGTCACCAGGCCCAGAAAGACCGTTGCCACCGGAAGAAAACGATATTTCACGTGGGAGAAGAGGAGGCCCACCGCGATGACCATCAGGATCATGGCGGCGAGGATGAGAACGGCCATCGACTCATTGATCTCTTCCTGCATCTCCTTTTCAAAGGCAGGGCTTCCGCCGACGGTGACCGCAAGACCCGGCGGTATGGCGGAATTTTCGACAAGCGACTCGATGTTGTTGATGACGACGGTCGCCGTATCCGAGGAGGTGCCGGTCTCGAGGGGGACGATGACGAAGGTCAGCTGTTTGGATGCAAGTATATTTTCCAGGACCTCCGGGGGGGTTCGGGCGATGATGGCCGACACCTCAGCATCGTTTGTCGGAAGTACGCCACCATTTGCCTGTTTCAACAGATCGACGATGCTGGAAACCGATATGATGTACTGTTCGTTCCGGATATCCTCTTCGAGTGCGTCGATATATTCGATATTTTGTACACTCGTGACGTCATCGGATTCGATGATGAGTATGATGCTCGAACTGGAAAACTGGTTCTGGTAATTGAGGAGAAGCGATCCTGCCGGGGTGTCGATGTCGACATACGTCTCGGTTCCTGTCTTCATGTAGGTCATCGATGCACCGTAGAACATCAGGATCATGAAGAGGATGACGGCTATGGTGACGATCTTCGGGTGTTTGTATATCTGATCTGCTAGAACGGCAAACGGCGAGTGCACAGATGTTCCTCCACGATAGAAGGTATGGTTGATCAATCCTAATAAGGCGTTTGTCGCAATAATTGCGACCGGGATCTTCCGATTTGGTCGGAGATACCGGGACACGGGAGATCGTTCATGCTGAGATGGAAGGCTGGGGCGACGCCCGCTTCCATGTGAATCCTGCGCTGAAATGGATCATTTTCGGCACACCGGATACGAAAATTTACCGCGCATGTAATGGAGTGATGATTGTCCCGATGAAACGGGGACAGTAGTGTAGACTCCCCATCTTCATAAGAGCGACCGGGTCGTATACGCCCCCTGATTCGAAAGGGGGAATGACGACTCCTCACGGCAGATACGTTTCGGGCAACGAAATGGGGTTGGAATGGACGGCAATTTCTGTTGAATTGATCGATAACGCAATTTTTGAGCATTAAAAAGAAATTGAGTCCGGTATCGGGCGATTCCACTCAGGAATGACGTATTATTGGTGCAATGATGTCCAGCAGAATCTATATCAGGGTGAAGACTAAACCGGGGTTTGTCAGAGGAGATGAAAACATGCCAGATGACCATGACAAAGACAAAGTAATTTTTTCTGCCACAATGGCGGCAACCTTTGAGCCCGATTCCATGACCAATGACAAACTGGAGGCCGCGACCAAGGGGCATGGCGCCCTGGTCATTCCTGTGTTTGCGGCGGCCAATTCGCTTGCCGAGGACATATTCTGTACCGTAACCGGGCCTGAGATGTCGCTTCTCGGACGGATGACGCTGGTCGATGCGGCAGCCCCGGGCCTTCCGCTTGATATGGTGATTGAAAAGGCGGTCCGTGAGGCGAAAAATGCGGGGGCATCTCCCGAGAATGCTGCGTTGATCGTAGCTTCCCTTGCATATTTCATGGGGTCCTGTGCCCGTTCCGGTGTACCGCTCGGGAACCGGAAACTCGGCGCCATTGCACGGATGCATGCGGGGGCTCCGCGAACGAGTGCCATTGCTCTTACCACCGGGAAATTTACGCATAAAATTCCGGCATTTCCCGCCTACCTTGCGATCTACGAGAAAATGCTGGACAAGAAACTCACCCGGGTCGATGGTGCAGTGTTGCCGCCGTTCATTGCCGGTGGCGCCATCTATGGCCACTCTGCCCTCGGTGAGGATTACAACATTCCGGAACTTGCGTACAATGCGGCCAAGACCGGGACCGAAGCCATGATGCGCAGTATGGAGGGTGCCGGTATTACGCCCTATGCCCTCTGGCCCGCACTTATTGGTGCGGCGGTGACCATGGAGTTCATTCATCCCGATGCGCTCTTGGGGGAGGAGTTCGGCAAGTTCGGAAAGGTGGATTCCGCCTACCTTGCCGGAAAGGGCGCACGTGATGCCGCCGGTCTGCCGGAGACGATCCATATCCGCGGCACCCACGAGGAGTATGACACCGCCAAGGTCCTCGGCGATTTCGGGCTTATCCTCAAGGATATCGGGGGGCCGTCGGTGATTGGATCGATGGCCCTCTCAGAGATATTTGCCGGTTTTGAAGAATCTGCATCGATCGGAGCGGGGTTCTCGGGCGGGCCGGTCAATCCTCCCCTTGGACACCTTGAAGGGGACTGCGTCCCTGCTCTTCGGCTGATGGTCCTGCACAACGGGGACGTCTTCGAAGTGGCGTCGGCGGTCCGGGACTATAAGATGAACTCCTTCATCGACCCCGAGATGGCACTCTGCGGTCTCAACACCATTGCCCGAAAGGCGGAGCAGGTGACCCGCGGAAAGATCACCAAGGCCTGCATACTTGCATCGGAGGGTGTGCGTGACCGGGCCATCTACCGTCGTGCCGCCCATACCTATGATCTCATGAAGGCGGGAAAGACCGTACAGGAGGCCACCCGCACGCTCGACGAGGAGAGGCAGGCGTATGTCGAGCAGCGTGGTTCGGCGATTCTTTCGGGCTTTACCGGGAAGACGATTGAATTCAAATACACCTCCATCAAGCCGCACGGGAGGCGGACCGACAAATTCACCGAACGCTACTGGGGTTTTGACTCGAATGTCGCATATGACGTCACAATCGACGGCACGAAGTACCATGTGGATAACCTCAGCGGGAAGGAGATTCCCGCCTTTGTGTTCGAAGGCAAGAACAAGGATGATCCCAACTGGCCGACCGCTCTCTTCTGCGGGGCGGTCCTCACGCAGGAACTGCAGTACATCGGTCACACCATCATCAATATCACGGTACCCGCCGCCGTTGCGTCCCTGATCGGGATGGAGGCGAAGGAAGCCGCGTATGGTGCGGAGGATGGCGCATTCCTGACACGTGCCATTCCGGGGGCAGGGGACAAGGCGCATGAGGTGGCCAAACTCGCCCAGCGGGTGCACGCGAAGATCAACGAACCGTTCCCTCCGGCAGAGTAAATGAGAACATTTGTTATTGATCCATCGGAGAGCGGAATCTCCGGTGGGGCTCTGGCAGCGGCGGCTATGGCCCTTGTGGGGTCGGCCGCTCACCTCGAGTCGATAGCAGAGGCAATTTCCCGATCCTCATGCGGTGCCGGGTGGGAGGTCCGGTATCAACCGCCAACTCCCGGTTCTACTGAAGGATTTGTGATCATCGGGAACGGGACGGCCGGAGACGATTCTACGGATGACCTCAGCGAAGCAGCGGGCATAATCTCTTCCGAGCTGGATCTATCGCCAAGGGCGCATGAGGTGATGGAGGGAGCGATAGCCGATCTTTCCCGCTTTGACAGTGCTGCAGGGATTGGCGACATCATCGAATGTGTTGTACCCCTTGCCCTCATGGACCGTGCAGGCATCCTTTCATCTCCTGTCTGTTCGTTGCCCCCTGCGGCAGGGCTCCCCTCCTCACCGGTCATCGCCATATGCGCCCGTCACCGCGTTCCCCTTCCGGCGGGCTTGCTGCATGAATCCCGCACCACCAGTGCCGGCATGGCGCTTCTTGCCAATATGGCAGAATGTATTGACACCTTCCCCGGGATGATACCGTGCCGGATTGTGCATGGCGGTGACGGCACGGGTCGCGTGCTCCGGATCATAGAGGGGGAGTCATCCGATGTGGTGGAAGAGAGGATCGTGCTTCTTGAGACCAATATCGACGATGTCACGGGCGAGGTAATGGCATATGCCCAGCAGCGACTGCTTGCCGAAGGGGCAGTGGATGTCTACTTCACTCCTGTACTCGGCAAGAAGAGCCGGCCTGCGCATGTTCTGACGGTGATCACCAACCGTCGCCTGTATCGTCACCTGACCGGTATTCTCATGGAGGAGACCGGTACTCTTGGTGTTCGTATCTATGAAGTCCCGCGGCTGGTTGCAAAGCGAAAGCGCAACACCGTCCCCGTTGAGATTGCGGGCGGGGTGTATGATATACGGGTGAAACGCTCGACCGTCGACGGCATTCCCATTGCCCTCAAACCGGAATTCGAGGACATGAAACAGGTGGCGGAGACGACCGGCCTTCCTCTCAGGACGATTGCGGCTGTCGTGATGAGACAGCTGGAGCCGTTCGGTCAGGAAAAGCCATGACCGAGTGACCGGAGAGACAGGTATTTGAGAAGATATCCCTCCGTAGCAAAAAATTCACTACACTATCTTTTTTTACAGGGATGAGGAGAAAAAATGTAATATCGGATTTAGTCCGCATTGTTGAGGACTTCTTTTTCCGTCTCTTCAAATACCCTGACCAGAGCCTCGTCCGGTGGTGCGGTGTATTTACTTACCAGATAGATGGCCACGAGTGAAAGCACAAATCCCGGGACGATCTCGTAGAGTCCGAAGAATTCAAACTGCTTCCATATAAGGACCGTCAGGCCGCCGACGATGATTCCCGCAAGGGCACCCTGGAGATTGGTTCTCTTCCAGAAGAGCGCCATAATTACGATCGGTCCGAATGCCGCACCAAAGCCTGCCCAGGCATATGAGACGATATTGAATACGAAACTGTTCGGGTCGATTGCCAGGACAATTGCACACATCGCGACAAGAAGAACAGAAAACCTGCTTATCCAGATCAGCTGCCTGTCGGAGGCATCGGATTTCAGAAATGTCTTGTAGAGATCCTGCGAAACCGCGGATGCACTCACGAGAAGCTGCGATGAGGCCGTACTCATGATTGCTGCAAGAATTCCGCAGAAGATAATTCCAGCCAAAAACGAGAAGAACACCTCTCCGGTCATGACCATGAAGACCGTCTCCGAGTCTGCACCGACAAGCGGCTGATCAAGAAATACCCGTCCGATGATGCCTATGGCAACAGCCGCCAGAAGCGAGATGATGACCCATACCATTGCAACGGCTCGTGCTTCCCTTATCTCGCCCGGCTTTTCGATTGCCATAAACCTGACGAGGATGTGCGGCTGCCCGAAGTAGCCAAGCCCCCATGCGAGCATCGAGACGACAGCGATTATGGTGAGGGGATTTCCGTCGGTGTCGAGGAAGGGATTCAAGAGATCGGGGTTAATCTGCTCGATTCCGGCAATGGCACTGGCCGGACCGCCGATCATTGCGAGCGCCGCAATCGGAACGATGAGGAGGGCGAAGAACATCAGACAGCCCTGTATGAAATCGGTGAGACATACAGCCTTGAATCCGCCGGTAAAGGTATACAATACAACAATCAGGGATCCGACAAGGAGGGCGGTCGTATAATCAACTCCAAAGACCGTGTTGAACAGTTTTCCCCCGGCAACAAACTGTGCGGATGTGTATATCAGGAAAAAGATCAGGATAAAAACAGATGAAATCGCACCGATGATGTCCTTCGTGTCACCGAACCTGTTCTTGAAGAAATCGGGCAGGGTGAGGGAATCGTTTGCGTTTTTCGTATAGACCCTGAGTCTCTTTGCGATGAATTTCCAGTTCAGGAATGTCCCGATAATAAGACCGAGTGCCACCCATATGGCAGACATTCCCGAAAGATAAGCAAGACCGGGAAGTCCAATCAGGAGCCATCCGCTCATGTCGGATGCTTCCGCACTGAGTGCCGTTACATACCTGTTTAGTCCTCTCCCACCAAGGATGTAGTCACTGACACTGTTCGTCTTCTTGTAATACAAAAAACCAATAGTGACCATAATGCCAAGATAGACAACAAATGCCGCCAATATTTCCAATCCGTTTCCAACCATAAAATCCTCCGTACAACAAGGTACCTTCTAATGCCGGCATTCAAAACAGGCTGAAATTCTCTTCCGCGAATTTATATTTCCGGTGAAACGAGCGTCATATACGATTTCATCCGGAATATGCCTGATATTGTATTGCAATATACAATTTTTAGAAATGACACTATGGTACCTTTAAAAAATATCTCCAAATTCCTATTTATACCATAAGTACTTGGATTTAGCGGGGGATTTGAGAATACTGCAGGAAAATTGGATAATTTTTGAAAAAAATACATGCGAGGGAAGGGATTCGAACCCTCGAACATCTACATGACTAGGCCCTGAACCTAGCGCCTTTGACCTGGCTCGGCAACCCTCGCGCCTTACTCTATACGTGGTTCCTGAAAATAAATGTGTTCATCAGGCTTCGGGGGTGCCCTTCTTCCCGGTCCTGATTTTTGCCATTTCGAGGTCCCTCAACTCCTTTCTCCGGATCTTTCCGGAGATCGTTTTGGGGAGAGAATCAACGAATTCCACTGCACGCGGGTACTTGTATGGTGCGGTGACATGCTTGACATGGTTCTGGAGTTCCTTCACCAGTTTTTCGGAGGGCGCATAGCTGGGAGCAAGGACGATGAAGGCCTTGACCACCTGTCCGCGGATCATGTCCGGTGTTCCGATGACGGCCGCTTCCTGTACCGCCGGGTGCTCGATGAGGGCGCTCTCCACCTCGAAGGGTCCGATACGGTACCCGGATGCCTTGATCACATCATCGTCGCGGCCGACGAACCAGAAGTACCCGTCCTCGTCGCGGTAGGCACGGTCCCCGGTATAGTAGTAGCCGTCGCTGAAGGCGTGGCGGTTCTCTTCCTCGTTGTCCAGGTACTCCATGAAGAGGCCGACGGGGCGCGGGTCGGTTTTGATGGCGATATGGCCTTCTTCGTTCGGCTTTGACGGATTCCCTTTTTCATCCAGCACCTCGACCTGCCATCCCGGAGCGGGAAGGCCCATCGAGCCCGGCTTGACCTTCATGCAGGGGAAGGTGCCGATACAGAGCACCGTCTCCGTCTGCCCGTACCCCTCGTAGATGGTAAGACCGGTCGCATCCTCCCAGACCTTGATCACCTCGGGGTTGAGCGGTTCCCCGGCACTGCAGCAGTGGCGCAGTTCGGAGAAGTCGTACTTCTCGAGGTCGGCGAGGATCAGCATGCGGTAGATGGTCGGCGGGACGCAGAACGTGGTGACCCCGTACTTCTCCATCAGGGGCAGAAGTTCGGTGGCGTTGAATTTGCCCCGGATGTCATAGACGAAGATGGCGGCGCCTTCGGTCCACTGTCCGAAGAGTTTGCCCCATGCACTCTTGCCCCACCCGGTATCGGCGACCGTGAAGTGTAGATCGGTGCTTCTTACATCGTGCCAGAACCGTCCGGTCACGATATGCCCGAGGGCATACCCGTGGTCGTGCAGCACCATCTTCGGTTCTCCGGTGGTGCCGGAGGTGAAGAACATCAGCATCGGGTCCTCGAGTTTGGTGCGCGCCATTCCCTGGAGCGGAATCAGTTTGCTGGATACCGGTGCGGGATAGGAAAGCTCCACGGGGTAGCTGATCCAGCCGTCCCGTTCGCCGTCGATGAGGAAGCGCGACTTGAGGGAGGGACAGTCATCGAAGATGGCGTCCACCTTGTCGGCATTCTCCGAATCGGTGATGACCATTTTGATGTCGGCGGCGTCGATGCGGTACTTCAGGTCCTTTTCCGTGAGCATCGTGGGTGCCGGGCAGTAGATGATGCCCATCTTGATGAGGCCCAGCACGAAGATCCACCATTCCGGCACGCGGGGAAGCATGATGAGCACCTTCTCTCCCTTGGCGGGTCCGTATTTTATGAACATATTGGCGACCTGATTCGAGAGCCGGGAGAGGTCGCGGAAGGTGAATTTCTTCTCGTTGCCTTTCTGGTCCAGCCAGATCATCGCGAGTTTGTTGCGATCCTTTTTCGCCCATGCATCGACGACGTCGAACCCGAAGTTGAAATACTCCGGCGTATCGATGGAGAAGGATTGGTAGGTCTCCTCATAATCCGCCATATTGTGCAGGTCGAGGGTACTGTCCTCTGTGGTGATGGGGAGGGGGAGTGATCCGCTTCCGTTGAGTGATGAAAACTTCGTGGTGCAGACATCACTAATCCATTCTGAGCGTGATAATCCCTGATTTTTACATTCAGCGTCGATTTTTTGAACAAGCATATCATCCATCGTTATGGAATAGCGCACCATGATGAGTAATATTGGTGCAAAATAAGATAAATAATTCGGAGGTGTGGTGCACAACGTGGTGAAAAAAGTTATTGGTTGTTCATCTTTTTGATTTCCTGATCTCTCAGCACATTCCTCTTGATCTTTCCCGAGATGGTTTTCGGGAGTTCGTCAACGAATTCGATGATCCGCGGGTACTTGTAGGGAGCGGTGGTGCGCTTGACGTAATTCTGGAGGTCTCTGACGAGCGGTTCCGATTCCTCAAAACCGGGATTGAGAACGACGAATGCCTTGACGATCATGCCCCGGATACGGTCGGGCGATCCCACCACCGCGGATTCCTGCACGGCAGGGTGTTCGAGAAGGGCGCTTTCCACCTCGAAGGGTCCGATGCGGTATCCTGAGCTTTTGATGACATCGTCATCACGCCCGACGAACCAGTAGTATCCGTCGTCGTCGCGATAGGCCTTGTCGCCGGTGAAGTAGTAGTCGCCGACAAACGATTCCGCATTTGCCTCCTTGTTGTCAACGTATTCGATGATGAGGCCGACAGGGCGCGGGTTGAGCGAGATGGCGATGCGCCCTTCCTCGTAGTTGTTGACCGGGTTCCCGTCGTCATCGAGGAGGTCGATGTGCCATCCGGGCATCGGTTTGCCCATGGAGCCGGGTTTGTGCGGGATGCAGGGGAACGAGGCGATGGCACAGCAGGTCTCGGTCTGTCCGTAGCCCTCGTAGATGGTGTGGCCGGTACCTTCCTCCCAGACCTTGATCACCTCGGGATTGAGGGGTTCGCCGGCGCTGGTACAGTGGCGCAGTTCGGCAAGATCGTACTTCTTGAGATCTGCGATGATGAGCATCCGGTAGATGGTCGGCGGGCAGCAGAAGGTCGTGACCTCGTACTTCTCGATGAGCGGCAGGATTTCCGTTGCCTTGAATTTCCCCCAGATGTCGTAGATGAGAAGGCAGGCGCCCTGTATCCACTGACCGAATATCTTTCCCCATCCACATTTTGCCCATCCCGTGTCGGAATAGGTGAAATGTACGTCATTTTCCCTGACATCATGCCAGAAGCGCGCCGTTACGATGTGCCCGAGGGGGTGGGCATTGTTGTGAAGCACCATCTTCGGCTCGCCGGTGGTACCCGAGGTAAAGTAAATCAGCATCGGGTCGGTTGCCCGTGTCCGGTTTTCGTATGGCATGCTGACCTTCCGGTGGTTTACCGGCGCAGGATAGAGCAGTTCCACCGGGTAGCTGGCCCATCCCTGGAGTTCCCCGTCGACGAGCATCCGGTTCCGGAGGGAGGGGCATGCCTCGCAGACGTCCTCGAATTTTCCGGAATTCTCCATATCCGTGATGACCATCTTGAATTTTCCGGCATTTATTCGATATTTGATGTCCTTTGAGGTAAGAAGCGTCGGGCAGGGGCAGACGACCGCACCGAGTTTGATGATGGCAATCACGAAGATCCACCACTCCGGTATCCGGGGGAGCATGAGCATGACCCGGTCGCCCTTGTTGATCCCGAATTTCAGGAGAATGTTGGCTGCCTTGTTCGAGAGGTTCATCATATCGCGGAAGGTGAATTTCTTCTCATCCCCTTCCTGGTTCACCCAGATCATCGCAAGTTTGTTGCGGTCCTTTTTCGCCCAGGCATCGATGACGTCATACCCGAAATTGAAGTATTCGGGGACATCGATGGAGAATGTCCGGAATACTTCATCATAATCGGTCAGGTTGTGTTCGCTATCAGGCATAGAATCAGTAGTTATTGATCATCAAGCGGTATATGCATTCCCCCGGGTGGTGCATCATCGCCCCATGGCGAACCGGAATATTGGTGCATCAAGCGGGTTTGTGTGGTGCACAACGGACCGGTCACCAGAAGCGGTGGGTCTTGATGTAGTTCCGCTCCGCCTTCAGAATTTCCCGGTAAAAGTCGTCGCCTTCCGTCATCGTTGCGATGATGCGGGATGCGGTGTCGGGCCCGACACCGCGGGCGCTGAGGGCGATGATCGCCGTCTTCCCGCTGGAGAGGACGATGTTTGCGTTCTTCATGAGCCTCTTTTCGACTGCACTGTCCTCCTCGGTCTTCACAGTCTTCTTCACGGAGGAGATCAGTTCTTCGTCCCATGGTTTCAGGGCGGCGATGAGACGTGCGCCGCAGACCGGGCATACCGGGGCTTCCGTGATACGGGAGACCCGGGTTCTGGACTTCCACTTTTTGCAGTGCATGCAGAAGAGCACGACCTCCTCCTCCTCAAGACGCCTGCGGATGGTGGCAAGGACGGCATCGTCCGTCGTCGGAGGGGGAATCAGGTCGCGGGACGAACTGAGGCCTTCGCTTCCCAGGGGAGAGAGGGGTGCGATGCGCATTTCGACCGTTCCGGAGCGGATGTCCTCCACCAGTGTCTGCGCTCCCGCAACATCCATGATGGTCGTGAAGAGCTCACGGTAGGTCTCCTTCTGGATGGCGGTCCCTTCAAACAGGTCGAGGAGCCGGTGGATGCTGATGCGTTCGTAATCGGCATCGGCATCGATTGCCCCGAATTTCTTAGCCACCTGAACGATCTTCCACTTGAAAATGGCGGTCCGTTTCATCGCGAGGCTGAGGAGTCCCTCTATGTGGGCAGGGTCGATGGTCTCGAGGAGTTCCTGGATATGCGACGCCCGGATGGACGACG is a window from the Methanovulcanius yangii genome containing:
- a CDS encoding efflux RND transporter permease subunit, coding for MHSPFAVLADQIYKHPKIVTIAVILFMILMFYGASMTYMKTGTETYVDIDTPAGSLLLNYQNQFSSSSIILIIESDDVTSVQNIEYIDALEEDIRNEQYIISVSSIVDLLKQANGGVLPTNDAEVSAIIARTPPEVLENILASKQLTFVIVPLETGTSSDTATVVINNIESLVENSAIPPGLAVTVGGSPAFEKEMQEEINESMAVLILAAMILMVIAVGLLFSHVKYRFLPVATVFLGLVTTFGIMGITGIPLGMTVIGAFPVLIGVGIDYAIQFHSRIEEETERRPLQEALSVTITNAGPSVMAAMIATSIGFLVMLISPLPMVRDFGITCTIGVFACYIAALIVVPTFARLVGYESKSRERSETTDARLFMKRYDAFLGRVSVLMANKAVIIVVFFTIFAMAGYQLDSTIPIDTDEETFVPQDMPALNDLKKITRTAGATETLPIDIRGDYVYDPVTLAWIQGFQEYEVSTRPEIIDAASIVTLIETYNNGVLPTSQTEIDEVLARIPESEKDRYNHGNMETIIQFTTADIDSRTALTLIGNIRSDITFVNPPAGITVTATGSTTMFADLINDINDSKNTMTFLGFLVISAYLLAIYRKILAISPIIPIIMIVGWNSLIMKALGINYTPMTAVLGSMTIGIACEYTILIMERYNEEREGGGSVMDSIRMSVQKIGTAITVSGLTTVFGFSALTLSAFNMISNFGTTTVITVGFSLIGGILIMPAILRLMSRFERTHPV
- the larC gene encoding nickel insertion protein; translated protein: MRTFVIDPSESGISGGALAAAAMALVGSAAHLESIAEAISRSSCGAGWEVRYQPPTPGSTEGFVIIGNGTAGDDSTDDLSEAAGIISSELDLSPRAHEVMEGAIADLSRFDSAAGIGDIIECVVPLALMDRAGILSSPVCSLPPAAGLPSSPVIAICARHRVPLPAGLLHESRTTSAGMALLANMAECIDTFPGMIPCRIVHGGDGTGRVLRIIEGESSDVVEERIVLLETNIDDVTGEVMAYAQQRLLAEGAVDVYFTPVLGKKSRPAHVLTVITNRRLYRHLTGILMEETGTLGVRIYEVPRLVAKRKRNTVPVEIAGGVYDIRVKRSTVDGIPIALKPEFEDMKQVAETTGLPLRTIAAVVMRQLEPFGQEKP
- the putP gene encoding sodium/proline symporter PutP, which translates into the protein MVGNGLEILAAFVVYLGIMVTIGFLYYKKTNSVSDYILGGRGLNRYVTALSAEASDMSGWLLIGLPGLAYLSGMSAIWVALGLIIGTFLNWKFIAKRLRVYTKNANDSLTLPDFFKNRFGDTKDIIGAISSVFILIFFLIYTSAQFVAGGKLFNTVFGVDYTTALLVGSLIVVLYTFTGGFKAVCLTDFIQGCLMFFALLIVPIAALAMIGGPASAIAGIEQINPDLLNPFLDTDGNPLTIIAVVSMLAWGLGYFGQPHILVRFMAIEKPGEIREARAVAMVWVIISLLAAVAIGIIGRVFLDQPLVGADSETVFMVMTGEVFFSFLAGIIFCGILAAIMSTASSQLLVSASAVSQDLYKTFLKSDASDRQLIWISRFSVLLVAMCAIVLAIDPNSFVFNIVSYAWAGFGAAFGPIVIMALFWKRTNLQGALAGIIVGGLTVLIWKQFEFFGLYEIVPGFVLSLVAIYLVSKYTAPPDEALVRVFEETEKEVLNNAD
- a CDS encoding AMP-binding protein — its product is MVRYSITMDDMLVQKIDAECKNQGLSRSEWISDVCTTKFSSLNGSGSLPLPITTEDSTLDLHNMADYEETYQSFSIDTPEYFNFGFDVVDAWAKKDRNKLAMIWLDQKGNEKKFTFRDLSRLSNQVANMFIKYGPAKGEKVLIMLPRVPEWWIFVLGLIKMGIIYCPAPTMLTEKDLKYRIDAADIKMVITDSENADKVDAIFDDCPSLKSRFLIDGERDGWISYPVELSYPAPVSSKLIPLQGMARTKLEDPMLMFFTSGTTGEPKMVLHDHGYALGHIVTGRFWHDVRSTDLHFTVADTGWGKSAWGKLFGQWTEGAAIFVYDIRGKFNATELLPLMEKYGVTTFCVPPTIYRMLILADLEKYDFSELRHCCSAGEPLNPEVIKVWEDATGLTIYEGYGQTETVLCIGTFPCMKVKPGSMGLPAPGWQVEVLDEKGNPSKPNEEGHIAIKTDPRPVGLFMEYLDNEEENRHAFSDGYYYTGDRAYRDEDGYFWFVGRDDDVIKASGYRIGPFEVESALIEHPAVQEAAVIGTPDMIRGQVVKAFIVLAPSYAPSEKLVKELQNHVKHVTAPYKYPRAVEFVDSLPKTISGKIRRKELRDLEMAKIRTGKKGTPEA
- a CDS encoding AMP-binding protein yields the protein MPDSEHNLTDYDEVFRTFSIDVPEYFNFGYDVIDAWAKKDRNKLAMIWVNQEGDEKKFTFRDMMNLSNKAANILLKFGINKGDRVMLMLPRIPEWWIFVIAIIKLGAVVCPCPTLLTSKDIKYRINAGKFKMVITDMENSGKFEDVCEACPSLRNRMLVDGELQGWASYPVELLYPAPVNHRKVSMPYENRTRATDPMLIYFTSGTTGEPKMVLHNNAHPLGHIVTARFWHDVRENDVHFTYSDTGWAKCGWGKIFGQWIQGACLLIYDIWGKFKATEILPLIEKYEVTTFCCPPTIYRMLIIADLKKYDLAELRHCTSAGEPLNPEVIKVWEEGTGHTIYEGYGQTETCCAIASFPCIPHKPGSMGKPMPGWHIDLLDDDGNPVNNYEEGRIAISLNPRPVGLIIEYVDNKEANAESFVGDYYFTGDKAYRDDDGYYWFVGRDDDVIKSSGYRIGPFEVESALLEHPAVQESAVVGSPDRIRGMIVKAFVVLNPGFEESEPLVRDLQNYVKRTTAPYKYPRIIEFVDELPKTISGKIKRNVLRDQEIKKMNNQ